Proteins co-encoded in one candidate division TA06 bacterium genomic window:
- a CDS encoding N-6 DNA methylase — protein MFEQAFKNIDDILHKDAGCSSELDYVEQTSWILFLKYLDDLEKDKKATAELSGKPYQATISKDYRWDIWAMPKGQDDKLDHHKALGGDDLKDFVDHKLFPYLKKFKTSAESADTIEYKIGEIFSELKNKIQSGYNMREVINKIDELRFRSRVEKHEMSHLYEDKIKNMGSAGRNGGEYYTPRPLIKTIIKVVNPKIGEKIYDGAVGSAGFLCEAFEYLKTNRELSTKDMTVLQKSTFHGKEKKSLAYIIGIMNMILHGIEAPNIIHTNTLAENLADIQEKDRYDVVLANPPFGGKERAEVQQNFPIKTGETAFLFLQHFIKILKAGGKAGIIIKNTFLSNTDNASVSLRKLLLENCNLHTVLDLPGGVFSGAGVKTVALFFEKGAPTRKIWYYQLNLGRNLGKTNPLNENDLAEFLKLQKKKEDSKNSWTVDITKVDKETFDLSVKNPNKKDEKALRQPEAILQEMRRLDKETAGILGKIRGLV, from the coding sequence ATGTTCGAGCAGGCTTTTAAAAACATAGACGACATCCTGCACAAGGACGCTGGCTGCAGCAGCGAACTGGATTATGTGGAACAGACTTCGTGGATCCTGTTTTTGAAGTACTTGGACGATCTGGAAAAAGACAAAAAAGCCACGGCCGAGTTGTCGGGCAAACCATACCAGGCCACCATCAGCAAGGACTACCGCTGGGACATTTGGGCCATGCCCAAAGGCCAGGACGACAAGCTGGACCACCACAAAGCCCTCGGCGGCGATGATCTCAAGGATTTTGTTGATCACAAGCTGTTTCCCTACCTTAAAAAATTCAAAACAAGCGCCGAGAGCGCCGATACCATTGAATACAAGATAGGCGAGATATTCAGCGAGCTGAAAAACAAGATCCAAAGCGGCTACAATATGCGGGAAGTGATAAATAAAATTGACGAGCTCCGCTTCCGTTCCCGGGTGGAAAAACATGAAATGTCACACTTGTACGAGGATAAGATCAAAAATATGGGCAGCGCCGGGCGCAACGGCGGCGAGTATTATACGCCCCGCCCGCTGATCAAAACCATAATAAAAGTGGTAAACCCAAAAATAGGCGAAAAAATATACGACGGGGCCGTGGGCTCGGCGGGCTTTTTATGCGAAGCCTTTGAATATCTGAAAACCAACAGGGAATTGTCCACAAAGGACATGACGGTCCTGCAGAAAAGCACCTTTCATGGCAAGGAGAAAAAATCCTTAGCCTATATCATCGGCATCATGAACATGATATTGCATGGTATAGAAGCCCCGAATATTATTCACACCAATACTTTGGCCGAAAACCTGGCCGACATCCAGGAAAAAGACCGCTACGATGTGGTTTTGGCCAATCCGCCGTTCGGCGGCAAGGAACGGGCCGAGGTTCAGCAGAACTTTCCCATAAAGACCGGCGAAACCGCTTTTTTATTCCTCCAGCATTTTATAAAAATCCTCAAAGCCGGTGGCAAGGCCGGCATTATCATCAAAAACACCTTTTTGTCCAATACCGATAATGCATCCGTTTCCTTGCGTAAGCTGCTTTTGGAAAACTGCAACCTGCATACGGTGCTGGACCTGCCCGGCGGGGTATTCAGCGGGGCGGGAGTGAAGACGGTGGCGCTGTTTTTTGAAAAGGGCGCGCCCACCCGCAAGATTTGGTATTACCAGCTAAATTTGGGAAGGAATTTGGGGAAAACCAATCCGCTTAACGAAAATGACCTGGCCGAGTTTTTGAAATTGCAGAAGAAAAAGGAAGATTCCAAGAACTCTTGGACGGTGGATATTACAAAGGTGGATAAGGAAACTTTTGATCTTTCGGTGAAGAACCCGAATAAGAAGGATGAGAAGGCTTTGCGCCAGCCGGAAGCGATTTTGCAGGAAATGAGAAGGTTGGATAAGGAAACAGCAGGTATTTTAGGGAAAATCAGAGGGTTGGTATGA
- a CDS encoding restriction endonuclease subunit S, giving the protein MKTAWQIKKLGEILNLEYGKPLPEEKRKFNGKYPVYGANGVIDRTNEYYYNEQSIVVGRKGSAGEINLTEKMFWPLDVTYFVTFDQKKYDLKYIYHLLDDLELPRLAKGVKPGINRNEVYSIDVEVPPLSEQRRIVAKLDKAFAAIAKAKENAEKNLADSKELFESYLNGVFAKPGKDWEEKRLGEVCKVIAGQSPKGKYYNNSGKGLPFYQGKKEFTDKFIGKPTTWTTEITKVAQAGDILMSVRAPVGPVNFATQKICIGRGLAAIRATKLIDKEYLFNFLVKHESEIVGNTGAVFNSINKAQIEDFSVSCPNIAKQCAIVAKLDALSAQTKKLEAIYAQKLADLEELKKSILQMAFNGEL; this is encoded by the coding sequence ATGAAGACCGCTTGGCAAATAAAAAAGCTTGGTGAAATATTAAATTTGGAATACGGAAAGCCATTGCCAGAAGAAAAAAGGAAATTCAATGGGAAATATCCTGTTTATGGTGCAAATGGGGTAATAGATAGAACCAATGAGTATTATTATAATGAGCAAAGCATTGTAGTAGGTCGAAAGGGATCAGCTGGTGAAATCAATCTTACTGAAAAAATGTTTTGGCCACTGGATGTTACTTATTTTGTTACTTTTGATCAAAAGAAATATGATTTGAAATACATCTATCATCTTTTAGATGATCTTGAGTTACCACGCTTAGCAAAAGGAGTTAAACCCGGAATAAATCGTAATGAAGTATATTCTATTGATGTTGAAGTTCCCCCGCTTTCCGAACAACGCCGCATTGTTGCCAAGTTGGACAAAGCCTTTGCCGCAATTGCCAAAGCCAAGGAAAACGCTGAGAAGAACCTGGCCGATTCAAAAGAGCTTTTTGAGTCGTATTTAAACGGCGTGTTTGCCAAGCCTGGCAAGGATTGGGAAGAGAAAAGGCTGGGGGAGGTATGCAAAGTTATAGCCGGGCAATCTCCGAAAGGTAAATATTACAATAACTCTGGCAAAGGTTTGCCTTTTTATCAGGGTAAAAAGGAATTTACCGACAAGTTCATTGGCAAGCCTACAACTTGGACAACCGAAATAACAAAGGTAGCCCAGGCTGGCGATATATTAATGTCGGTTCGTGCGCCTGTCGGTCCGGTTAACTTTGCGACGCAAAAAATATGTATTGGGCGTGGTCTTGCGGCGATAAGGGCGACAAAACTGATTGACAAAGAATATTTATTCAACTTTCTGGTTAAGCATGAAAGTGAAATTGTCGGTAATACCGGTGCAGTATTTAATTCAATAAATAAAGCACAAATAGAGGATTTTTCTGTGTCTTGTCCAAATATCGCAAAACAATGTGCTATCGTCGCCAAACTCGACGCTCTTTCCGCCCAAACAAAAAAATTGGAGGCCATTTACGCCCAAAAGCTGGCCGATTTGGAGGAACTAAAGAAATCCATTCTGCAAATGGCTTTTAACGGGGAATTGTAA